A single Asterias rubens chromosome 13, eAstRub1.3, whole genome shotgun sequence DNA region contains:
- the LOC117298776 gene encoding golgin-45-like — MDQRYFENIVFTHGQSINRDATSPVTPRPDGDGKENTTSTNEPPGTRSATHRFQQPAFFDSNNRNSTDLALQERKHQLDVTAAPSSQHKVTFDNGGQDVYSQLEAVRKEKHKLEKKLSGLARELRTVTDEKMEMGVEMAVQNQVNRDLKKLLVASMGSDLQAQLENLSSERAQLAQDLENTIKTLATERETLERVNIQCDVWRSKFLGSRLQVDEAVTSRTRLDMALQEACFALKKTVEERDEIRTHMMQTQRLLHYLSNALQRTHSLSEDTKTSSNVLTLALLNEQMASMISKHLLGDVGHSQQKSTSQFEFVEWTSAEMLAKEILLNRQPSLKLEQLKALPSSAMSLSADSLPKTNIAQRFHPHTTYENLTVNCCKYCKGDIKLV, encoded by the exons ATGGATCAAAGATATTTTGAGAACATTGTTTTTACCCACGGACAATCCATAAACAGAG ATGCTACATCCCCTGTGACTCCTAGGCCAGACGGAGACGGCAAAGAAAATACGACTAGCACCAATGAACCCCCTGGAACGAGATCAGCAACTCACCGCTTTCAGCAGCCTGCGTTCTTTGATAGTAATAATAGAAACTCGACTGATTTGGCTCTGCAAGAGCGCAAGCACCAGCTTGATGTGACGGCAGCACCAAGTTCTCAACACAAAGTAACTTTTGACAATGGAGGGCAAGATGTGTACTCTCAACTGGAGGCGGTTAGGAAAGAAAAGCATAAATTGGAAAAGAAACTGTCTGGGTTGGCGAGAGAGTTGAGGACGGTTACAGACGAGAAGATGGAGATGGGTGTTGAAATGGCTGTCCAGAATCAG GTTAACAGAGATCTGAAAAAGCTTCTTGTAGCCTCGATGGGTTCTGATCTTCAAGCCCAGTTGGAGAATTTATCATCTGAGCGTGCCCAGTTGGCGCAAGATCTTGAGAATACCATAAAGACGCTGGCTACGGAGCGAGAGACGTTGGAACGAGTCAACATTCAGTGTGACGTGTGGAGGAGTAAATTCCTTGGCAGTAG ATTGCAAGTGGATGAAGCGGTGACATCCAGAACTCGCCTTGATATGGCCCTTCAAGAAGCCTGCTTTGCCCTCAAGAAAACTGTAGAAGAACGAGATGAAATACGAACACACATGATGCAAACACAAAG ATTACTCCACTACCTCTCCAATGCTCTACAGAGAACTCACAGTCTTTCAGAGGACACCAAAACCTCGAGTAACGTCCTAACATTAGCGCTGCTCAATGAGCAAATGGCCTCCATGATATCCAAACACCTACTGGGAGATGTCGGACACTCGCAACAGAAGAGCACATCACAGTTTGAGTTTGTCGAGTGGACGTCGGCGGAGATGCTCGCTAAGGAA ATTCTACTGAACAGGCAGCCATCGCTGAAATTAGAACAACTTAAGGCCTTGCCCTCTTCAGCGATGTCATTATCAGCAGATTCTCTACCGAAAACCAACATAGCTCAACGATTCCATCCACATACAACGTATGAGAATTTAACCGTCAACTGTTGTAAATACTGCAAGGGGGACATCAAGCTGGTTTAA